From one Mytilus trossulus isolate FHL-02 chromosome 10, PNRI_Mtr1.1.1.hap1, whole genome shotgun sequence genomic stretch:
- the LOC134686936 gene encoding glutathionyl-hydroquinone reductase YqjG-like isoform X2 translates to MKARYLFPWYSDGSSGFPAEANRYHLYVSLACPWAHRALIVRSIKGLEDIISCTVVDWFMTDKGWNFTDKKDKCTLDTLNGKEYLRQVYEIADPNYDGRTTVPLLWDKTKKTVVNNESSEIIRMLNSEFNTFCPTKDQSSIDLYPQKLRSKIDDVNAWIYTEINNGVYKSGFARTQEAYDIAVTALFKALDRVEGILSKSRYLVGDQLTEADVRLFPTLVRFDAVYHGHFKCNKKKIIDYPNMWKYTRDIYQTHGVSQTVDMHHITWHYMYSHESINPYRIVSIGPDLDFNEPHGREKMKS, encoded by the exons ATGAAGGCAAGATACTTATTTCCATGGTATT cGGACGGATCCTCTGGGTTTCCAGCAGAAGCTAATCGATATCACTTATACGTATCACTTGCCTGTCCATGGGCACACCGTGCGCTCATTGTGCGGAGTATTAAAGGATTAGAAGATATCATCTCCTGTACAGTTGTTGATTGGTTCATGACAGATAAAGGATGGAACTTTACTGACAAG AAGGACAAATGTACTTTAGATACTCTGAATGGAAAAGAATATCTTCGACAAGTTTATGAAATAGCTGATCCCA ATTACGATGGACGAACAACAGTACCTCTGCTTTGggataaaacaaagaaaacagttGTCAACAACGAATCCAGCGAAATCATACGAATGTTAAATTCTGAATTTAATACATTCTGTCCAACAAAAGACCAATCATCTATTGACTTGTATCCACAGAAACTACGATCTAAAATTGATGACGTTAATGCCTGGATTTAtac agagatAAACAATGGCGTATATAAATCAGGATTTGCCCGAACCCAAGAGGCATATGATATTGCTGTTACGGCTCTATTTAAAGCACTAGATCGT GTTGAAGGTATACTTTCAAAGAGCAGATATTTAGTTGGTGACCAGTTAACTGAGGCAGACGTACGGCTATTTCCTACTTTAGTTAGGTTTGACGCTGTTTATCACGGTCATTTCAAG tgtaataagaaaaaaataattgactaCCCAAATATGTGGAAGTACACAAGAGATATATACCAGACACATGGTGTTTCACAAACGGTCGATATGCATCACATTACGTGGCATTATATG TATAGCCATGAGAGTATTAACCCCTACAGAATAGTCTCGATTGGTCCAGACCTTGATTTCAATGAACCACACGGAAGAGAAAAAATGAAGAGTTAA
- the LOC134686936 gene encoding glutathionyl-hydroquinone reductase YqjG-like isoform X1 codes for MSKKNLQSVMDKKGAFVRSESKFRNFITADGSSGFPAEANRYHLYVSLACPWAHRALIVRSIKGLEDIISCTVVDWFMTDKGWNFTDKKDKCTLDTLNGKEYLRQVYEIADPNYDGRTTVPLLWDKTKKTVVNNESSEIIRMLNSEFNTFCPTKDQSSIDLYPQKLRSKIDDVNAWIYTEINNGVYKSGFARTQEAYDIAVTALFKALDRVEGILSKSRYLVGDQLTEADVRLFPTLVRFDAVYHGHFKCNKKKIIDYPNMWKYTRDIYQTHGVSQTVDMHHITWHYMYSHESINPYRIVSIGPDLDFNEPHGREKMKS; via the exons atgtctaaaaaaaatcttcaatctGTGATGGATAAAAAGGGAGCTTTTGTTAGGAGCGAATCAAAATTCCGGAATTTCATAACAG cGGACGGATCCTCTGGGTTTCCAGCAGAAGCTAATCGATATCACTTATACGTATCACTTGCCTGTCCATGGGCACACCGTGCGCTCATTGTGCGGAGTATTAAAGGATTAGAAGATATCATCTCCTGTACAGTTGTTGATTGGTTCATGACAGATAAAGGATGGAACTTTACTGACAAG AAGGACAAATGTACTTTAGATACTCTGAATGGAAAAGAATATCTTCGACAAGTTTATGAAATAGCTGATCCCA ATTACGATGGACGAACAACAGTACCTCTGCTTTGggataaaacaaagaaaacagttGTCAACAACGAATCCAGCGAAATCATACGAATGTTAAATTCTGAATTTAATACATTCTGTCCAACAAAAGACCAATCATCTATTGACTTGTATCCACAGAAACTACGATCTAAAATTGATGACGTTAATGCCTGGATTTAtac agagatAAACAATGGCGTATATAAATCAGGATTTGCCCGAACCCAAGAGGCATATGATATTGCTGTTACGGCTCTATTTAAAGCACTAGATCGT GTTGAAGGTATACTTTCAAAGAGCAGATATTTAGTTGGTGACCAGTTAACTGAGGCAGACGTACGGCTATTTCCTACTTTAGTTAGGTTTGACGCTGTTTATCACGGTCATTTCAAG tgtaataagaaaaaaataattgactaCCCAAATATGTGGAAGTACACAAGAGATATATACCAGACACATGGTGTTTCACAAACGGTCGATATGCATCACATTACGTGGCATTATATG TATAGCCATGAGAGTATTAACCCCTACAGAATAGTCTCGATTGGTCCAGACCTTGATTTCAATGAACCACACGGAAGAGAAAAAATGAAGAGTTAA